The DNA window TCAAAGAGGTCCTCGGCGGAGACCTCGGGCGTTCCCAGAAGCCCCCGGTCGTACCGGGCCCGCTTCTCGGGATCGGAGAGGACAGCGTAGGCTTCGTTGATCTCCTTGAACCGCTCCTCCGCGGCCTTGTCCCCGGGGTGGCGGTCGGGGTGGTATTCCAGGGCGAGCCTCCGGTAGGCCTTCTTGATCTCCTCCTGGCTGGCCTCCCGGCTTACCCCCAGGATGGCATAGTAGTCCTTCATCCATCTAGCACTTTACAAGGGAAGGGGATTTCTGCTAAAGTGCCGGGCAATGAGGCCCCTGCGAGCTATCCCCTAGGGGGTCCCTTCCTTCGGGAAGGGCCCCCCGGGTTTGCCCGCGGGGGCCTCGGGCTTTTTAGGAGGCGTAGGATGCTGCTCCTCACCCCTGGACCCACCCCCATCCCCGAGCGCGTGCAGAAGGCCCTGCTCCGCCCCATGCGGGGGCATCTGGACCCTGAGGTGCTGGCCCTGAACCGGGCCATCCAGGAAAGGCTACGGGTCCTCTTTGACCCTGGCGAGAAAGCCCTGGTGGCGGCCTTGGCCGGTTCGGGGAGTCTCGGCATGGAGGCGGGCCTGGCTAACCTGGACCGGGGCCCGGTCCTGGTCCTGGTGAACGGGGCCTTTTCCCAGAGGATCGCGGAGATGGCCCTCCTCCACGGCCTAGAGCCCCGGGTTTTGGAGTTCCCCCCGGGGGAGCCCGTGGACCCCGAGGCCGTGGCCGAGGAGCTAAAGCGCAGGCGCTACCGCATGGTGGCCTTGGTGCACGGGGAGACCTCCACCGGGGTCTTGAACCCTGCGGAGGCCATCGGGGCCTTGGCCAAGGAGGCCGGGGCCCTTTTCTTCCTGGACGCGGTGACCACCCTGGGGATGCTGCCCTTTTCCATGAGGAGGATGGGGGTGGACTACGCCTTCACCGGCAGCCAGAAGTGCCTCTCCGCTCCCCCGGGCCTGGCCCCCATCGCCCTGAGCCCGGAGGCGAGGCCGGCCTTCACGGGGAGGCGGGGCTGGTACCTGGACCTTGCCCGGGTGGCGGAGCACTGGGAGCAGGGTGGGTACCACCACACCACCCCTGTTCTCCTGCACTACGCCCTCCTCGAGGCCCTGGACCTGGCCCTCGAGGAGGGGATGGAAGCCCGGGAGAGGCGGGCCAGGGAGGTCCACGGCTGGCTCCTGGAGGAGCTCTCCGCCCGGGGCTTCCGCCCTTACCCG is part of the Thermus islandicus DSM 21543 genome and encodes:
- a CDS encoding aminotransferase class V-fold PLP-dependent enzyme — encoded protein: MLLLTPGPTPIPERVQKALLRPMRGHLDPEVLALNRAIQERLRVLFDPGEKALVAALAGSGSLGMEAGLANLDRGPVLVLVNGAFSQRIAEMALLHGLEPRVLEFPPGEPVDPEAVAEELKRRRYRMVALVHGETSTGVLNPAEAIGALAKEAGALFFLDAVTTLGMLPFSMRRMGVDYAFTGSQKCLSAPPGLAPIALSPEARPAFTGRRGWYLDLARVAEHWEQGGYHHTTPVLLHYALLEALDLALEEGMEARERRAREVHGWLLEELSARGFRPYPKGSPLPTVLVVRPPEGVEADRLVRALYAEGVAVAGGIGPTRGQVLRLGLMGEGARREAYRVFLRVLDRVLALA